One region of Pirellulales bacterium genomic DNA includes:
- a CDS encoding S8 family serine peptidase: protein MSADNRPTTRRLGLEDLESRHLLSATGISPDYVEIPAASSGSSGYTPAQIRAAYGFSSTSFGSTAANGSGQTIAIIDAYNDPNIASNLATFDQAMGIAAPASLKIVSQTGSSSLPGTDPSQGWEGETALDVEWAHAIAPGANILLVEANSSSDSDLFAAVNYARQQAGVSVISMSWGSNDSLSDQATDQSLSSQYLVTPAGHQGITFVASSGDHGVP from the coding sequence ATGAGCGCAGATAATCGACCAACAACGCGCCGTTTAGGGCTGGAAGATCTCGAATCACGTCATTTGCTCTCGGCCACCGGGATCAGTCCCGACTACGTCGAAATCCCGGCCGCCAGCTCGGGAAGCAGTGGCTACACTCCCGCGCAGATTCGCGCGGCGTACGGGTTCAGCAGCACTTCGTTTGGTTCGACGGCTGCCAACGGCAGCGGCCAGACCATCGCCATCATCGACGCCTATAACGATCCGAACATTGCCTCCAACCTGGCCACGTTCGATCAGGCGATGGGCATCGCAGCCCCGGCCAGTTTAAAGATCGTCAGCCAGACCGGCAGTTCGTCTCTCCCGGGCACTGACCCTAGCCAGGGATGGGAAGGAGAGACAGCGCTCGACGTCGAATGGGCCCACGCGATCGCGCCCGGGGCAAATATCCTGCTCGTCGAGGCCAACAGCAGTTCGGACTCGGATTTGTTTGCGGCGGTGAACTACGCGCGGCAACAGGCCGGCGTCTCTGTGATCTCGATGAGCTGGGGGAGCAACGACAGTTTGTCCGATCAGGCAACCGATCAGAGCCTGAGCTCGCAATATCTTGTCACCCCGGCGGGCCATCAGGGAATCACGTTCGTCGCATCCTCGGGTGATCATGGCGTACCCAG